One Aegilops tauschii subsp. strangulata cultivar AL8/78 chromosome 7, Aet v6.0, whole genome shotgun sequence genomic window carries:
- the LOC109749439 gene encoding putative B3 domain-containing protein Os03g0621600, whose protein sequence is MDMDGVNEGCGEGCDVEGCECGADGCEECEWWRLHCYWSHAGDRPRHFSLVAGDDFADHMRIRPPVASHLRNLITEFDKIQLEAPNGRSYPVKIGWEFGDIVLRSGWHDFVEAHHIEQNYSIRFVYRGNSSFEVHISGSSGHDNSSPPPPRDRHVLNEQVVPDPAHVQTSINIDYTAFPGTRLSHEQEKKVLELAQSSMRSEFRLHVAAVNKRNANGDCHVYIPLTLLDSFKEGITEAPIQLKAHSNDMIYVVGASKHGDDQVILQSGLSHFVDGHRMQDNDLLVFRSKGKARLEVLVLDPSGCEKTWFDMGNSSNVSREGRRAQAQNMASTSFGWAKSGLQARESNEAGLQAPRCNNYISTGSPLHSQQEAKVQERVRAIGSEFPVFVKVITSSDVATAPSLYLGKDYASACLLTQPGRLRLLLEGDERDWDCRLGLRKSNKTWWIDRSWPKFISDVGLEEDDICLFELTDRSSLTMKVHVIRKSDIPAP, encoded by the exons ATGGACATGGACGGCGTTAACGAAG GCTGCGGCGAGGGCTGCGACGTGGAGGGCTGCGAGTGCGGGGCGGACGGCTGCGAGGAATGCGAGTGGTGGAGGCTGCACTGCTACTGGAGCCACGCCGGCGACCGCCCGAGGCACTTctccctcgtcgccggcgacgatTTCGCGGACCATATG CGCATACGGCCGCCGGTTGCGAGCCATCTGAGGAACTTGATCACCGAGTTCGACAAGATCCAACTTGAAGCTCCTAATGGCCGCAGCTACCCTGTTAAAATCGGTTGGGAGTTTGGTGACATTGTTCTCAGGTCTGGATGGCATGACTTTGTCGAGGCGCATCACATAGAGCAAAACTACTCCATCCGGTTCGTGTACCGTGGGAACTCCAGCTTCGAGGTTCACATATCCGGTTCATCCGGTCACGACAACTCTTCTCCACCACCTCCTCGTGATCGTCATGTGCTGAATG AACAAGTGGTGCCTGATCCTGCACATGTTCAGACATCAATCAACATTGACTATACCGCATTCCCCGGGACCAGGCTAAGCCATGAACAAGAGAAGAAAGTGCTAGAACTAGCTCAGAGCAGCATGAGGTCTGAATTTCGTCTGCATGTGGCAGCTGTGAACAAAAGGAATGCCAACGGGGACTGCCATGTT TACATACCCTTGACGCTTTTGGACAGTTTCAAAGAGGGGATAACTGAAGCTCCCATTCAGCTCAAAGCCCATAGCAACGACATGATATACGTTGTTGGCGCAAGCAAGCATGGTGACGATCAAGTAATCCTCCAATCTGGGTTGAGTCATTTTGTAGATGGTCACCGCATGCAAGACAACGACCTCCTCGTCTTCAGAAGCAAGGGGAAAGCCCGGCTCGAAGTTCTTGTCCTTGACCCAAGTGGTTGTGAGAAAACTTGGTTTGACATGGGAAACTCTTCAAACGTTTCCAGAGAAGGCCGTCGTGCACAAGCTCAGAATATGGCTTCAACATCCTTTGGTTGGGCTAAATCAG GACTCCAAGCTCGCGAGTCGAACGAAGCCGGTTTACAAGCTCCTAGGTGCAACAATTACATATCAACCGGGTCCCCTCTACATAGCCAACAGGAAGCAAAAGTCCAAGAGAGAGTTCGGGCAATCGGTTCCGAATTTCCTGTGTTTGTGAAAGTGATTACCTCCAGTGATGTTGCTACCGCTCCTTCTCTG TACTTGGGCAAGGACTATGCTTCGGCATGTCTGCTGACCCAGCCAGGACGTCTCCGCCTCCTGCTGGAGGGCGACGAGAGGGATTGGGACTGCAGGTTGGGCTTGAGGAAATCTAACAAAACTTGGTGGATCGACAGATCCTGGCCGAAATTCATCTCGGATGTCGGGCTGGAGGAAGATGACATCTGCCTCTTCGAACTGACGGACAGGAGCAGTCTCACGATGAAGGTCCATGTCATCCGCAAGTCGGATATACCGGCGCCATGA